DNA sequence from the Fuscovulum ytuae genome:
GCGGGACCGGGAACGACCTTCTGGTGGGTTTGGCGGGGAATGACACGCTGCGCGGCGGCTTTGGCGCGGATCGGTTGTTCGGCGGAGAAGATGACGATCAGCTTTACGGCAATGCCGGCAATGACCTGCTTGCAGGGGGCGAGGGGGATGACCTGATCCTTGGCGGGGCGGGCGAGGATGCCATCTCTGACGGGCTGGGCAAGGATACTGTCTTTGGCGGTGCCGGGGACGATCTGGTGGTGGCCCTTGGCGACAGGGATGTCGATGCCTTCTACCTTGGGGCCGGGAATGACGAATTCGGCGGTGCCGCGGATGACAGCGGTCACTTGGTGCGCGGTGGCGCGGGCAATGATGCCATCGTCGGCGGCGGGGGCGCAGATGACCTGTTCGGCGAACTTGGCAACGACACGTTGATCGGCGGCGCGGGGGACGATTCCCTGAATGGCGGCTTTGGGGTGGATAGCCTTGATGGCGGCGACGGGGCGGATACGCTGCTGGGCGGGACCCAGAATGACATTCTGGTGGGTGGCAGTGGCAATGACAGCCTCGACGGTGGTGCCGACGACGACTGGCTGATCGGTGGGAGCGGCAATGACAGCCTGACCGCGGGGGGCGGCAATGACAGGCTGTTCGGGGGGACCGGCGATGATGTCATTGATGGCGTGGACGAGCCGGCCGGCCCTCCGGCTGAGGTGATCGGTCAGGACGTGATCGATGCCGGGGCCGGGAATGATTCAGTGCGTGCGGACGGCATCGACTCTGTGACGCTGGGTGCAGGGAATGACAATCTTTTCGTGGCTGATCCCTCCAACGTGGTTGTGACCGACTTCAACCCGGCCGAGGATTCGATCGAGATCGGCTATGAGGGCACGGTCCAGCCGGCACTGGGGCTGCGGGATGTGGATATCGGCAATGGCCGGACCGGGGTGGTCGTGGAACTGGATGGCGAGGCGTCCATGCTTTTGGAAGGCCAAACCGTGGCTGCCCTGAGGGATGTGACCTTCGTCTTTTCGCGGCTGACGGCGTGATCAGGGGCGGGGCGGCCCAAGGGTCGCCCCAGTCCGAAAGCCGTTAGATCGCCGCCTTGCGCATCTCGTCGATGTAAAGTT
Encoded proteins:
- a CDS encoding calcium-binding protein codes for the protein MSALLLLLAGLPLLSVMDGQNDDDLTTDDDTPDMPDDNGTDLVAEAMSFSVAPAAAAEPSATADGELRGGTAADDRIFGQTGNDTLLGRGGDDLLQGGAGDDSIYGGAGNDVGGGGTGNDLLVGLAGNDTLRGGFGADRLFGGEDDDQLYGNAGNDLLAGGEGDDLILGGAGEDAISDGLGKDTVFGGAGDDLVVALGDRDVDAFYLGAGNDEFGGAADDSGHLVRGGAGNDAIVGGGGADDLFGELGNDTLIGGAGDDSLNGGFGVDSLDGGDGADTLLGGTQNDILVGGSGNDSLDGGADDDWLIGGSGNDSLTAGGGNDRLFGGTGDDVIDGVDEPAGPPAEVIGQDVIDAGAGNDSVRADGIDSVTLGAGNDNLFVADPSNVVVTDFNPAEDSIEIGYEGTVQPALGLRDVDIGNGRTGVVVELDGEASMLLEGQTVAALRDVTFVFSRLTA